A region from the Salvia splendens isolate huo1 chromosome 15, SspV2, whole genome shotgun sequence genome encodes:
- the LOC121767584 gene encoding LOW QUALITY PROTEIN: uncharacterized hydrolase YugF-like (The sequence of the model RefSeq protein was modified relative to this genomic sequence to represent the inferred CDS: substituted 2 bases at 2 genomic stop codons): protein MSSCIKPKAQLDTTPLVLLHGFDSSCFEWRYGLPLLEDAGFETWAVDVLGWGFSDLEKLPSCSVASKRDHLYQFWKILCXESRXFLVGPSLGAAVAIDFAVNHPEAVYKLILIDASVYAEGTGNLATLPKVMAYAGVYLLKSLPLRLYATSLTFNTLTWGTCYDWAKIGRLHCLLPWWADATVDFMTSGGYNVSAQIGEVKQKTLIIWGENDQIIDYKLAVRLHSEIPNAMIRQIPECGHIPHIEKPAAVSKLIAEFVRAESKVCMVA from the exons ATGAGTAGCTGCATAAAGCCGAAAGCACAGCTTGATACAACTCCCCTAGTACTTCTTCACGGATTTGATAG CTCATGTTTTGAATGGAGATACGGTCTTCCTTTACTCGAGGATGCTGGATTTGAGACGTGGGCTGTTGATGTTCTTGGATGGGGCTTCTCTGATTTGG AGAAGCTTCCCTCGTGCAGCGTGGCTTCCAAACGTGATCACCTTTATCAG TTTTGGAAGATCCTATGTTAAGAGAGCCGATGATTTTTGGTCGGACCAAGTCTTGGAGCTGCTGTTGCCATTGACTTTGCAGTCAACCACCCGGAAGCT GTCTACAAGCTGATTTTAATTGATGCAAGTGTCTATGCTGAAGGCACCGGGAACCTTGCTACGTTACCTAAAGTGATGGCATATGCCGGA GTATATTTGCTAAAGTCCTTACCATTGCGCCTCTATGCGACTTCATTGACCTTCAATACCTTAACATGGGGTACCTGCTATGACTGGGCAAAG attggtcGTCTACACTGTCTCTTGCCTTGGTGGGCTGATGCAACTGTTGATTTTATGACAAGCGGAGGCTACAACGTCAGTGCTCAAATTGGGGAG GTGAAGCAGAAAACACTAATTATATGGGGAGAAAATGATCAGATTATAGACTATAAGCTTGCAGTG AGACTGCACAGCGAAATACCAAATGCAATGATACGCCAAATACCAGAGTGCGGCCACATCCCTCACATAGAGAAGCCTGCTGCTGTTTCCAAGTTAATAGCAGAGTTCGTTCGAGCTGAGAGCAAGGTATGTATGGTTGCTTGA